A genome region from Acidimicrobiales bacterium includes the following:
- a CDS encoding arsenate reductase ArsC, whose protein sequence is MTTEAPEVLFVCVHNAGRSQMAAALLQHHAGDRVVVRSAGTAPAEEINPAVVDAMAEVGIDLLASGAHPKALDDPAVEASDVVITMGCGDECPFYPGKRYLDWSLDDPAGKGVEAVRPIRDDIDRRVRELLDELVPDTATS, encoded by the coding sequence ATGACCACCGAAGCACCTGAGGTTCTCTTCGTCTGTGTCCACAACGCCGGCCGGTCCCAGATGGCGGCCGCCCTGTTGCAGCACCACGCGGGCGACCGGGTCGTGGTTCGCTCGGCGGGCACCGCCCCCGCCGAGGAGATCAACCCCGCCGTCGTCGATGCCATGGCCGAAGTCGGGATCGACCTGCTCGCGTCCGGCGCTCACCCCAAGGCGCTCGATGACCCCGCCGTCGAGGCCTCCGACGTGGTGATCACCATGGGCTGTGGTGACGAGTGCCCCTTCTACCCCGGCAAGCGATACCTCGACTGGTCATTGGACGACCCCGCCGGCAAGGGGGTCGAGGCGGTGCGTCCCATCCGCGACGACATCGACCGCCGGGTCCGCGAGCTGCTCGACGAACTCGTACCCGACACCGCCACCTCGTAG
- the arfB gene encoding alternative ribosome rescue aminoacyl-tRNA hydrolase ArfB yields MESSEDRDVLRVSRSLAIPMSELTWSFTASGGPGGQHANTANTKVEVRFDVASSPSLDETQRERLLRSLGSEVRVVASDERSQARNRVIAAERLAQRLAAALAVRTRRVPTRPGRNAVKRRLDAKSKRSQVKRMRGRVDPGD; encoded by the coding sequence ATGGAGTCATCGGAGGACCGAGACGTGCTGCGGGTCTCGCGCTCGCTCGCCATTCCGATGTCGGAGCTGACATGGAGCTTCACCGCGTCGGGTGGGCCGGGCGGTCAGCACGCCAACACGGCCAACACCAAGGTCGAGGTGCGCTTCGACGTCGCGAGCTCGCCGTCGCTCGACGAGACCCAGCGCGAGCGACTGCTCCGGTCGCTCGGATCGGAGGTGCGGGTCGTCGCATCCGACGAACGGTCCCAGGCGCGCAACCGGGTGATCGCCGCCGAGCGTCTCGCCCAGCGGCTCGCGGCAGCCCTGGCGGTCAGGACCAGGCGCGTACCCACCCGGCCCGGTCGCAACGCGGTGAAGCGCCGGCTCGACGCGAAGTCGAAGCGGTCACAGGTGAAGCGCATGCGCGGACGGGTCGACCCCGGCGACTGA
- a CDS encoding helix-turn-helix domain-containing protein: protein MSDYDGDVPHSSTSDSSLHVRATRHAALGDPSRLAIVDSLAISDRSPAELGRSLQLPSNLLSHHLDVLERVGLVERTPSSGDRRRRYVRLLLQVPYLPDVVRTPARPALFVCTHNSARSQLAAALWRSVTGEHALSAGTDPSDRVAPGAIRAARRAGLDLGDARPRPLHEVVDPPSLVVTVCDRAHEALGPVPSHLHWSVPDPVVANTPETFDRVVVELRGRIERCFAPSAGGTAHRSPPPPEGRHDP from the coding sequence TTGAGTGATTACGATGGCGACGTGCCCCACTCGTCGACATCGGACTCGTCGCTCCACGTGCGGGCGACACGGCACGCGGCCTTGGGCGACCCGAGCCGCCTCGCCATCGTCGACTCGTTGGCCATCTCCGACCGCTCACCGGCCGAGCTCGGCCGGTCGTTGCAGCTGCCTTCGAACCTGCTCTCCCACCACCTCGACGTCCTGGAGCGGGTGGGCCTGGTCGAACGAACACCCTCCAGCGGCGACCGGCGTCGCCGCTATGTGCGCCTGCTCCTGCAGGTGCCGTACCTCCCCGACGTGGTGCGGACGCCGGCTCGACCGGCGTTGTTCGTGTGCACCCACAACTCGGCGCGAAGCCAGCTCGCGGCCGCGCTCTGGCGGTCGGTCACCGGCGAGCACGCCCTCTCGGCGGGCACCGATCCCAGCGACCGCGTGGCCCCCGGCGCGATCAGAGCGGCCCGCCGCGCCGGCCTCGACCTGGGCGACGCCCGTCCACGACCTCTCCACGAGGTCGTCGACCCACCCTCGCTCGTGGTCACCGTGTGCGACCGGGCCCACGAGGCTCTCGGGCCCGTGCCGAGCCACCTCCACTGGTCGGTCCCCGACCCGGTCGTCGCCAACACCCCGGAGACCTTCGACCGAGTCGTCGTCGAGCTCCGCGGACGCATCGAGCGCTGCTTCGCCCCCAGTGCGGGCGGCACGGCGCATCGCTCCCCTCCCCCACCCGAAGGAAGGCACGATCCATGA
- a CDS encoding fatty acid desaturase, giving the protein MSSSTITTPDAAQTAEPAPHSPRRLTLGQVRAAFSPRCYERSTARALLTLAFDLALYTALIAAAIVVANPVLTIGFGVLAGFAVAFAFVWGHDAAHGALFDSDRVSEVLGTIAMLPSLNMYRLWVFGHNKVHHGFTSLSTIDWIWRPWTIDEYRAASRWSRLVYRLERHPVTCALHYLLRVWWQGMVRFRPDPRARRTRGVGATKVITLAYALGLGTVAWLLGGPVAAVAAVVVPFVVFTWFIAFFVYLHHTHPDVAFYDERREWSALDGQLRSSITIRCNPVWEHLTHHILVHTPHHVDTRIPFYRLAGASADLAAVHGDEITTYRFRWRTVRHIFRTCKLYDFTTHRWSGFEAATTER; this is encoded by the coding sequence ATGAGCAGTTCGACGATCACCACCCCAGATGCCGCCCAGACCGCCGAGCCGGCTCCCCACTCCCCACGCCGGCTCACCCTCGGTCAGGTGCGCGCCGCGTTCTCCCCACGCTGCTACGAGCGTTCGACCGCGCGGGCGCTGCTGACCCTGGCGTTCGACCTGGCGCTGTACACCGCGCTGATCGCCGCCGCCATCGTGGTCGCCAACCCGGTGCTCACCATCGGCTTCGGCGTCCTCGCCGGGTTCGCGGTGGCGTTCGCGTTCGTGTGGGGCCACGACGCCGCCCACGGGGCGCTGTTCGACTCCGACCGCGTGTCCGAGGTGCTCGGCACCATCGCCATGCTCCCGTCGCTGAACATGTACCGACTCTGGGTGTTCGGCCACAACAAGGTTCACCACGGGTTCACCAGCCTGAGCACCATCGACTGGATCTGGCGACCGTGGACCATCGACGAGTACCGCGCTGCCAGCCGATGGAGCCGGCTCGTGTACCGGCTCGAACGCCACCCCGTCACCTGTGCGCTGCACTACCTGTTGCGGGTGTGGTGGCAGGGCATGGTGCGCTTCCGCCCCGACCCCCGAGCCCGCAGGACCCGCGGGGTGGGCGCCACCAAGGTCATCACGCTGGCCTACGCCCTGGGGCTGGGCACGGTGGCGTGGCTCCTCGGTGGTCCGGTCGCCGCGGTGGCCGCGGTCGTTGTTCCCTTCGTGGTGTTCACGTGGTTCATCGCGTTCTTCGTCTACCTGCACCACACCCACCCCGACGTGGCCTTCTACGACGAGCGTCGCGAGTGGAGCGCCCTCGACGGACAGCTCCGCAGCTCGATCACGATCCGGTGCAACCCGGTGTGGGAGCACCTCACCCACCACATCCTCGTGCACACGCCCCACCACGTGGACACCCGCATCCCCTTCTACCGGCTCGCGGGCGCCTCGGCCGACCTGGCGGCCGTCCACGGCGACGAGATCACCACCTACCGGTTCCGGTGGCGCACGGTCAGGCACATCTTCCGCACCTGCAAGCTCTACGACTTCACGACCCACCGCTGGTCGGGCTTCGAGGCAGCGACCACCGAGCGGTAG
- the hrpA gene encoding ATP-dependent RNA helicase HrpA has product MTPATRDAHRAELHRHLTGALRFPADLPISARRDDLVTAIAEHQVVVVAGETGSGKSTQLPKLCLAAGRGRDGFIGHTQPRRIAARTIAERVATELDTELGGAVGYTVRFHDQVGDDTLLKVMTDGILLAEIQRDRLLSRYDTIIIDEAHERSLNIDFLLGYLHQLLPRRPDLTVIITSATIDTARFAEHFDDAPVIEVSGRTHPVEIRYEPPEDPDTGVALDQSEAIVGAVRSLQREGPGDVLVFCSGEREIRDAAGALRDLHLPDTEILPLYARLTSAEQHRVFQAHRGRRVVLATNVAETSLTVPGIRYVVDPGTARISRYSYRTKVQRLPIEAVSQASADQRAGRCGRLGPGICIRLYSEDDYLARPRFTEPEVQRTNLASVILKMASLGLGAVEDFGFIDPPDARAIRDGILLLEELGAVDPDQAGTRRWLTPVGRSLAELPVDPRLGRMILEGAANDCLHEVLVIASALSIQDPRERPTGPDQATAASLHARFDVPGSDLLSYLRLWEHLHETRRGRSGNQFNKLCRSEFLHVLRIREWQDLYAQLRTATKTLGLRRRSQPAEPDEVHRALLAGLLSHVGTRTGDRREYHGARNSRFAIARDSVLSSSSPSWVMAAELVETNRIWARGVARIQPDWIEQAGEHLVTRSYSDAWWDPARGSAMTTERVTLYGLTLVADRTVEVGSIDPELARRLFIEHALVDGEWDTRHRFLADNEERVHEVEALGARARRDLVAAPERIAAYYDEHIPDHIVSTRHFDRWWRRRRSRDPHLLDLPLDVLIDPSAGEIDRDDFPDHWTSGSVSLPLSYEFDPSSPTDGITVEVPVSLLPHLDATEFEWNVRGHRAELVEALVRSLPKATRRRLVPVPDTVQDLLLRLDPDAGRLTAALRDEVAALTGEVVRRDWFDLDQVPGHLRMSFRVHDDRGNTLATDKDLDALRHRLHAHVREAIAALGLDIEVAGLTAWPGGSIPKRQRVRTGRHQVMVYPALVDEGSTVAVRALPDRREQAPAMWDGTRRLLRLQLPAAARALGRLPTASVREAIAASPYRGEDEWLDDLLTAVFDHLIDTAGGPAWTGEEFELLVEHVRDGMSDALRDAWTGATTVLDRHQRIAATLDRTTGPGFAEAVDDIGSQLRRLVYPGMCTAVGIDQLAHVARYLRAIERRLDTLTDDPQRDRRRMAVCRRLEADYEAVRARVPWSPELEEVGWLLEEMRVATFAQPLGTAQPVSEKRIWTAMAALERS; this is encoded by the coding sequence ATGACACCCGCCACCCGCGATGCTCACCGCGCCGAGCTCCACCGGCACCTGACCGGTGCGCTCCGGTTCCCTGCCGACCTACCGATCAGCGCGCGCCGCGACGATCTCGTGACGGCCATCGCCGAGCACCAGGTGGTGGTGGTCGCCGGCGAGACCGGCTCGGGGAAGAGCACCCAGCTCCCCAAGCTGTGCCTCGCCGCCGGACGTGGGCGTGACGGGTTCATCGGCCACACCCAGCCTCGCCGCATCGCTGCCCGGACCATCGCCGAACGAGTCGCCACCGAGCTCGACACCGAGCTCGGCGGGGCGGTCGGCTACACCGTCCGATTCCACGACCAGGTCGGCGACGACACCCTCCTCAAGGTGATGACCGACGGCATCCTCCTCGCCGAGATCCAACGCGACCGCCTCCTGTCGCGCTACGACACGATCATCATCGATGAGGCGCACGAGCGCAGCCTCAACATCGACTTCCTCCTCGGCTACCTGCACCAGCTGCTGCCCCGACGGCCCGACCTCACGGTGATCATCACCTCGGCCACCATCGACACGGCCCGGTTCGCCGAGCACTTCGACGACGCCCCGGTGATCGAGGTGTCGGGCCGGACCCATCCGGTCGAGATCCGCTACGAACCACCCGAGGACCCCGACACCGGCGTGGCGCTCGACCAGTCCGAAGCCATCGTCGGCGCCGTGCGCTCGTTGCAGCGCGAGGGTCCCGGTGACGTGTTGGTGTTCTGCAGCGGCGAGCGCGAGATCCGTGACGCTGCCGGGGCCCTGCGCGACCTGCACCTGCCCGACACCGAGATCCTCCCGTTGTACGCGCGACTGACCTCGGCCGAACAGCACCGGGTCTTCCAGGCCCACCGCGGTCGTCGGGTGGTGCTCGCGACCAACGTGGCCGAGACCTCCCTGACCGTGCCCGGCATCCGCTACGTGGTGGACCCCGGCACGGCTCGCATCTCCCGCTACAGCTACCGGACCAAGGTCCAGCGCCTTCCCATCGAGGCGGTGTCTCAGGCCTCGGCCGACCAACGGGCCGGTCGCTGCGGGCGCCTCGGCCCCGGCATCTGCATCCGGCTCTACTCCGAGGACGACTACCTCGCCCGGCCCCGATTCACCGAACCCGAGGTGCAGCGGACCAACCTGGCGTCGGTCATCCTCAAGATGGCGTCGCTGGGTCTGGGAGCGGTCGAGGACTTCGGATTCATCGATCCGCCCGACGCACGGGCCATCCGCGACGGGATCCTGCTGCTCGAGGAGCTCGGCGCCGTCGATCCCGACCAGGCCGGCACACGCCGGTGGCTGACCCCCGTCGGCCGATCGCTCGCCGAGTTGCCGGTCGACCCGCGTCTGGGACGGATGATCCTCGAGGGGGCGGCCAACGACTGCCTCCACGAGGTCCTCGTGATCGCCTCCGCCCTGTCCATCCAGGATCCCCGCGAACGCCCGACCGGACCGGACCAGGCAACCGCAGCCTCGCTCCACGCCCGCTTCGACGTCCCCGGCTCTGATCTCTTGTCCTACCTCCGGCTCTGGGAGCACCTCCACGAGACTCGTCGCGGCCGATCGGGCAACCAGTTCAACAAGCTCTGCCGATCCGAGTTCCTCCACGTCCTGCGCATTCGCGAGTGGCAGGACCTCTACGCCCAGCTCCGCACCGCGACCAAGACGCTCGGCCTCCGACGTCGCTCACAGCCGGCGGAGCCCGATGAGGTGCACCGGGCGCTGCTCGCGGGGTTGCTGTCCCATGTGGGCACCCGCACCGGCGACCGGCGTGAGTACCACGGCGCTCGCAACAGCCGGTTCGCCATCGCGAGGGACTCGGTGCTGTCGAGCTCGTCACCGAGCTGGGTGATGGCCGCCGAGCTGGTCGAGACCAACCGCATCTGGGCGCGGGGTGTCGCCCGCATCCAGCCGGACTGGATCGAACAGGCCGGCGAACACCTGGTGACGCGCAGCTACAGCGACGCCTGGTGGGACCCCGCCCGGGGGTCGGCCATGACCACCGAACGGGTGACGCTCTATGGCCTCACGCTGGTGGCCGACCGCACCGTGGAGGTGGGATCGATCGATCCCGAGCTGGCCCGCCGGCTGTTCATCGAGCACGCCCTCGTCGACGGCGAGTGGGACACCCGCCACCGGTTCCTCGCCGACAACGAGGAACGAGTCCACGAGGTCGAGGCGCTCGGGGCCCGCGCCCGCCGCGACCTGGTGGCCGCCCCCGAACGGATCGCCGCCTACTACGACGAACACATCCCCGACCACATCGTGTCGACCCGCCACTTCGACCGCTGGTGGCGCCGCCGCCGGTCGCGTGACCCGCACCTGCTCGACCTGCCCCTCGACGTGCTCATCGACCCGTCGGCGGGCGAGATCGATCGCGACGACTTCCCCGACCACTGGACATCGGGCTCGGTGTCGCTGCCCCTCAGCTACGAGTTCGATCCCTCGAGTCCCACCGACGGCATCACCGTCGAGGTTCCCGTCTCGCTGCTCCCCCACCTCGATGCCACCGAGTTCGAGTGGAACGTCCGCGGACACCGGGCCGAGCTGGTCGAGGCGCTGGTTCGATCACTGCCCAAGGCCACGCGCCGCCGGCTCGTACCGGTCCCCGACACGGTTCAGGACCTGCTCCTCCGACTCGACCCCGATGCCGGACGCCTCACGGCGGCGTTGCGCGACGAGGTGGCGGCGCTCACCGGCGAGGTGGTCCGACGGGACTGGTTCGACCTCGACCAGGTGCCCGGCCATCTCCGGATGTCGTTCCGCGTCCACGATGACCGGGGCAACACCCTCGCGACCGACAAGGACCTCGATGCCCTGAGGCACCGCTTGCACGCCCACGTGCGCGAGGCGATCGCCGCCCTCGGCCTGGACATCGAGGTGGCCGGTCTCACCGCCTGGCCCGGAGGCTCGATCCCCAAGCGGCAGCGGGTGCGAACCGGCCGGCACCAGGTCATGGTCTACCCCGCCCTGGTCGATGAGGGTTCCACCGTCGCGGTGCGGGCGTTGCCCGACCGCCGCGAGCAGGCTCCGGCCATGTGGGACGGCACCCGCCGCTTGCTGCGACTGCAGCTGCCGGCCGCCGCGCGTGCGCTGGGCCGACTCCCGACCGCATCGGTCCGCGAGGCCATCGCGGCGAGCCCGTATCGCGGTGAGGACGAGTGGCTCGACGATCTGCTCACCGCGGTCTTCGACCACCTGATCGACACGGCAGGTGGCCCGGCGTGGACCGGCGAGGAGTTCGAGCTCCTGGTCGAGCACGTGCGAGACGGGATGAGCGATGCGCTTCGTGACGCCTGGACCGGTGCCACCACGGTGCTCGATCGCCACCAACGGATCGCCGCGACCCTCGACCGGACCACCGGTCCCGGGTTCGCCGAGGCGGTCGACGACATCGGGTCCCAGCTGCGGCGGCTCGTCTACCCGGGAATGTGCACCGCCGTCGGCATCGACCAGCTCGCCCACGTGGCCCGCTATCTCCGGGCCATCGAGCGCCGGCTCGACACCCTCACCGACGACCCCCAGCGCGACCGCCGGCGCATGGCCGTCTGCCGCCGCCTCGAGGCCGACTACGAGGCGGTTCGGGCGCGGGTGCCCTGGTCGCCGGAGCTGGAGGAGGTGGGCTGGCTCCTCGAGGAGATGCGGGTCGCCACCTTCGCCCAGCCGCTCGGTACGGCCCAGCCGGTCAGCGAGAAGCGCATCTGGACCGCGATGGCCGCGCTCGAACGGTCCTGA
- a CDS encoding ATP-binding cassette domain-containing protein produces MGGLMNAVVAEGLTKRFGTTEALRGVDLEVARSSVLGVLGPNGAGKTTAVRILTTLLAPDAGRAWIDGIDVMADPREARARIGLTGQYAAVDERLTGFENLEHVGRLFHRPKREARRRASELLERFDLVEAGSRVTGGYSGGMRRRLDIAMSLVGDPAVLFLDEPTTGLDPRSRIAVWELIDELTAAGTTTLLTTQYLDEADRLADEIAVIDLGRVIARGTPADLKRRVGGEQVVVTLADHRDIDRAREVLAPHACGELVVDPGGRSVRVPVETLDGVVPRLIRHLDNLGLVVDDVATARATLDDVFFALTGHPVDDPPAEDQGQRSRTAEVGAT; encoded by the coding sequence ATGGGTGGGCTCATGAACGCGGTGGTGGCCGAGGGCCTGACGAAGCGGTTCGGAACGACCGAGGCGCTCCGGGGCGTCGATCTGGAGGTGGCCCGGTCGAGCGTGCTCGGTGTCCTCGGGCCCAACGGCGCGGGCAAGACCACCGCGGTGCGAATCCTCACCACCCTGCTCGCGCCCGACGCGGGGCGGGCATGGATCGATGGCATCGATGTGATGGCCGACCCCCGCGAAGCGCGCGCCCGCATCGGACTCACCGGCCAGTACGCCGCGGTCGACGAGCGCCTCACCGGCTTCGAGAACCTCGAGCACGTGGGCCGGTTGTTCCACCGGCCCAAGCGTGAGGCACGGCGCCGCGCCTCGGAACTGCTCGAGCGGTTCGACCTCGTCGAGGCCGGGTCACGGGTCACCGGCGGCTACTCGGGGGGCATGCGCCGACGGCTCGACATCGCGATGAGCCTGGTCGGCGATCCCGCAGTGCTGTTCCTCGATGAACCGACCACCGGGCTCGACCCCCGGAGCAGGATCGCGGTGTGGGAGCTCATCGACGAGCTCACCGCCGCCGGCACCACGACGCTGCTCACCACTCAGTACCTCGACGAAGCCGACCGGCTCGCCGACGAGATCGCGGTGATCGACCTGGGCAGGGTCATCGCTCGTGGCACGCCCGCCGATCTGAAGCGCCGGGTGGGTGGCGAGCAGGTGGTCGTGACCCTGGCCGACCACCGCGACATCGACCGGGCCCGGGAGGTCTTGGCGCCTCACGCCTGCGGTGAGCTGGTGGTCGATCCCGGCGGCCGCTCGGTGCGGGTTCCCGTCGAGACCCTCGACGGCGTGGTCCCGCGGCTCATCCGTCATCTCGACAACCTGGGACTTGTGGTGGACGACGTTGCGACCGCGCGCGCGACGCTCGACGACGTGTTCTTCGCCCTCACCGGGCATCCTGTCGACGATCCCCCCGCCGAGGACCAGGGGCAGCGGTCCAGGACCGCCGAGGTGGGGGCGACATGA
- a CDS encoding HAD-IG family 5'-nucleotidase yields the protein MEPRDPGHPSPDDLVAGVFANRTLNLRSVAAIGYDMDYTLIHYRTDEWEGAAFEHAVDILAQRGWPVHDMGFDPDEFIQGLVLDLDKGNLVKATRFGYVIHAHHGTRALSFDELRTTYAGHFVDLEESRWKFLNTLFSLSEAALYAQLVDRLDDGRLGWVMGYDELYAAVSGALDESHMQGALKARIVADPARYVVVDERLAPTLLDQRAAGKRLLLITNSEWAYTQAMMSWCFDPHVPSGSWRELFDIVVVAAGKPRFFAQDEPSFEVVDEEAGLLSPHWGPLELGRVYYGGSARGVEASLDLEGDQILYVGDHLFGDVHVSKAVLRWRTALILREIEAELIDGARFAPDEQRLAALMGDKMALEDDLARVRLDRIRARDRGDADTAKRLQRDVSRLAARVRRLDDRIGPLARAAGELGNAVWGPLMRAGSDKSLFARQVERYADVYTSRVSNLGARTPFAYLRAARTSLPHDAT from the coding sequence GTGGAACCACGTGACCCCGGCCATCCGTCCCCCGACGATCTCGTCGCCGGGGTCTTCGCCAACCGGACCCTCAACCTCCGCTCGGTGGCCGCCATCGGCTACGACATGGACTACACCCTCATCCACTACCGCACCGACGAGTGGGAGGGCGCCGCCTTCGAGCACGCCGTCGACATCCTTGCCCAGCGGGGCTGGCCGGTCCACGACATGGGCTTCGACCCCGACGAGTTCATCCAGGGCCTCGTGCTCGATCTCGACAAGGGCAACCTGGTCAAGGCCACCCGCTTCGGGTACGTCATCCACGCCCACCACGGCACCAGGGCCCTGTCGTTCGACGAGCTGCGCACCACCTATGCCGGGCACTTCGTCGATCTCGAGGAGTCCCGCTGGAAGTTCCTCAACACGCTGTTCTCGTTGTCGGAGGCCGCCCTGTACGCCCAGCTCGTCGACCGCCTCGACGACGGGCGGCTGGGGTGGGTCATGGGCTATGACGAGCTCTATGCCGCGGTGTCGGGCGCGCTCGACGAGTCACACATGCAAGGCGCGCTCAAGGCCCGAATCGTGGCCGACCCGGCGCGCTATGTCGTGGTCGACGAACGCCTGGCACCGACCCTCCTCGACCAGCGGGCCGCCGGCAAGCGGCTGCTGTTGATCACCAACTCCGAGTGGGCCTACACCCAGGCGATGATGAGCTGGTGCTTCGATCCGCACGTGCCGAGCGGATCGTGGCGTGAGCTCTTCGACATCGTGGTGGTTGCCGCCGGCAAACCCCGCTTCTTCGCCCAGGACGAGCCCTCGTTCGAGGTGGTCGACGAGGAGGCCGGGCTGCTCAGCCCCCACTGGGGCCCCTTGGAGCTCGGCCGCGTCTACTACGGCGGCAGCGCCCGGGGGGTCGAGGCCAGCCTCGATCTCGAGGGCGACCAGATCCTCTACGTCGGCGATCACCTCTTCGGCGATGTGCACGTGTCGAAGGCGGTGCTGCGCTGGCGAACCGCGCTCATCCTCCGCGAGATCGAGGCCGAGCTGATCGACGGCGCCCGCTTCGCGCCCGACGAGCAGCGGTTGGCGGCGCTCATGGGCGACAAGATGGCGCTCGAGGACGACTTGGCGCGAGTCCGCCTCGACCGGATCAGAGCACGCGACCGCGGCGACGCCGACACCGCCAAGCGTCTGCAGCGCGATGTCAGCCGGCTCGCGGCCAGGGTGCGCCGCCTCGACGACCGCATCGGGCCGCTGGCCCGGGCCGCCGGCGAGCTCGGCAACGCCGTCTGGGGTCCACTGATGCGTGCCGGAAGCGACAAGAGCCTCTTCGCCCGCCAGGTCGAGCGCTACGCCGACGTCTACACCTCGCGGGTGTCGAACCTGGGTGCCCGCACCCCGTTCGCCTACCTCCGAGCGGCCCGGACCTCGCTGCCCCACGACGCCACCTGA
- a CDS encoding YtxH domain-containing protein, with translation MKFKSGLIAGVAIGYYLATRIDPETRRRFESKVNERVAHLRDDPRVQDVVDSVSSVAGEVIDKIDDRAAT, from the coding sequence ATGAAGTTCAAGAGCGGACTCATCGCCGGCGTCGCCATCGGGTACTACCTCGCCACACGGATCGACCCCGAGACACGACGCCGCTTCGAATCGAAGGTCAACGAACGGGTCGCGCACCTCCGTGACGATCCACGCGTGCAGGACGTGGTCGACTCGGTGTCGTCGGTGGCGGGCGAGGTCATCGACAAGATCGACGACCGGGCTGCAACCTGA
- a CDS encoding ABC transporter permease, protein MIAGVDAAPDAGYARGAHHRRLLILRDSWVEALRHLRAMPRSPELLVYAAVQPVMFVVMFVYVFGGAIMVPDYDDYKQFLIPGIFAQTVLWGSAFTGVGLAEDLTKGIVDRLRSLPIAQGAVLIGRTLSDLVRNILTFVMMIGLALLVGFRFDGTVSGAVMATLLLLAFSYAFSWIQAWIGLSVKTVEAANSGGFIWMFPLTFVSSAFVSPSTMPGWLQPVAEHNPFTTLTDATRALYNGREAGNDPWIALGWAVAITVVFAVVATRKFAATAKR, encoded by the coding sequence ATGATCGCCGGGGTCGATGCCGCACCCGACGCCGGGTACGCCCGCGGAGCGCACCATCGCCGACTGTTGATCCTGCGGGACAGCTGGGTCGAGGCCCTGCGCCACCTGCGGGCGATGCCCCGAAGTCCCGAGCTCTTGGTCTACGCCGCGGTGCAGCCGGTCATGTTCGTCGTCATGTTCGTCTACGTGTTCGGCGGGGCGATCATGGTGCCCGACTACGACGACTACAAGCAGTTCCTCATCCCGGGCATCTTCGCCCAGACCGTGCTGTGGGGGTCGGCCTTCACCGGGGTCGGCCTGGCCGAGGACCTCACCAAGGGCATCGTGGACCGACTCCGCTCCCTGCCGATCGCGCAGGGTGCAGTCCTGATCGGGCGCACGCTGTCCGATCTGGTGCGCAACATCTTGACCTTCGTGATGATGATCGGTCTGGCGCTGCTGGTCGGCTTCCGCTTCGACGGGACCGTGAGTGGAGCGGTCATGGCCACCTTGTTGCTGCTCGCCTTCAGCTACGCGTTCAGCTGGATCCAGGCCTGGATCGGCCTGTCGGTGAAGACCGTCGAGGCGGCCAACTCCGGTGGGTTCATCTGGATGTTCCCGCTCACGTTCGTGTCGTCGGCCTTCGTCTCCCCCTCGACGATGCCGGGATGGCTCCAGCCCGTCGCCGAGCACAACCCCTTCACGACCCTCACCGACGCGACTCGAGCCCTCTACAACGGCCGAGAGGCCGGCAACGATCCGTGGATCGCGCTGGGCTGGGCGGTCGCCATCACCGTGGTGTTCGCCGTCGTCGCCACCCGGAAGTTCGCGGCGACCGCCAAGCGCTGA
- the ung gene encoding uracil-DNA glycosylase: MPKTDWNPVLRDQLDAPYWSELQEFVASERHAHRVYPPPQQVFAALHLTPFASVRAVILGQDPYHGPGQAHGLCFSVPGGVDIPPSLRNIYAERESDLGLAPPDHGNLEAWARQGVLLLNATLTVRAGRAGSHNGKGWERFTDQVIRAVAAKPDRVVFILWGAAARKKKELVAQVGAHRHGVIESPHPSPLSASSGFFGSRPFSRTNAALEEAGREPVDWRVDGEH; this comes from the coding sequence GTGCCCAAGACCGACTGGAACCCCGTCCTCCGCGACCAGCTCGATGCCCCCTACTGGTCCGAGCTGCAGGAGTTCGTCGCCAGCGAGCGGCACGCGCACCGGGTCTATCCCCCACCGCAGCAGGTGTTCGCCGCGCTGCACCTCACCCCGTTCGCCTCGGTCCGGGCGGTCATCCTCGGCCAGGACCCCTACCACGGGCCCGGACAGGCACACGGCCTGTGCTTCTCGGTCCCCGGCGGTGTCGACATCCCTCCGTCGCTGCGCAACATCTACGCCGAGCGCGAGTCGGACCTCGGCCTGGCTCCACCCGACCACGGCAACCTCGAGGCCTGGGCACGTCAGGGGGTGCTGTTGCTCAACGCCACGCTCACCGTCCGTGCCGGCCGTGCCGGTTCCCACAACGGCAAGGGTTGGGAGCGGTTCACCGACCAGGTCATCCGTGCGGTGGCCGCCAAGCCCGACCGCGTCGTGTTCATCCTGTGGGGAGCTGCGGCACGCAAGAAGAAGGAGCTGGTCGCCCAGGTCGGCGCTCACCGACATGGCGTGATCGAGAGCCCCCACCCTTCTCCGCTGTCGGCCAGCAGCGGGTTCTTCGGCAGCCGCCCTTTCTCGCGAACCAACGCCGCCCTCGAGGAAGCCGGACGCGAGCCCGTCGACTGGAGGGTCGACGGAGAGCACTGA